The region ATTTGATTTAGGAGGATATGAGTTAATCACCAGCGGTATACACGCATTAATTTTCTTTGTAAAACTAGAATAAATATAAACTTGCTATCGCTAGTAGGCCCTATTCTACTGGGAGATGGAGCTCCACAGAAGTGGGACATTGCTGATGCCAATGTGTTAGTGTCAAGGAATGACCTTTTCCGAGTATTGCTCGTCTTTGGTCTCACTGTAACTACAAATTAAATCCTGGTATAACTCCCTATAGTACAGGCTGCTTTAGGCAACTTGGTTCATGTAGCTCTCCATGTTTAAGCCTTCCTCTCGTGCAATATGTGTATGTCACATTGTCACTCTTAATTCTTGAATAATATTAGCAGTGCACTCATCAATTATTATGTGCTTACAGTTGCCACATTAGTTGTTGCTCATTGCTTCTCAACTTTGCTTTGTGCTGGTAAATGAAATAGCTCTCTTACAGGAGACATACATGGCCAGTACCAGGACCTATTAAGGCTCTTCGAGTTTGGTGGGTACCCTCCTGTCGCAAATTACCTATTTCTAGGAGATTATGTTGATCGAGGTAAGCAGAGTTTGGAAACAATATGCTTACTGCTGGCTTACAAGGTTAGGTATCAAGATAGGGTCTACCTTTTAAGGGGAAACCATGAAGATGCCAAGATCAACCGTATTTATGGATTTTATGATGAATGTAAGAGGCGGTTCAATGTTCGGCTCTGGAAGATATTTACCGAGTGCTTTAATTGCTTGCCTGTCTCTGCCGTCATAGATGAAAAGATACTTTGCATGCATGGGGGACTTTCTCCTGAGCTCAAACAATTGGACCAGATTAATGAGATCACTAGACCGACTGACATTCCAGATAGTGGTCTCCTCTGTGATTTGCTTTGGTCTGATCCTGATCCTAGGGTACGTGGTTGGACCGATAGTGATAGAGGTGTCTCATGCGTTTTTGGGGCAGACGTGGTTGCAGAATTCTTGCAAAAAAATGATTTGGACCTCATTTGCCGTGGCCATCAGGTATAGGACTATCTTCTTTAACTTTCAGGCTCTTTTTCTCGTGATTCTTATACTACCACCGTCTTTTAAAATAGGAACTTTTGAAACTATACGGATGTTAATGCacaattgttaaagtaagagagatagaaagaaaaaccgattcaagtattgttagtgaataatgcacctcattagagaaaaaaagttcttaaaatagaaagtttctaatTTTAAGAGGGGGGccaaaatggaaatattttttattttgaagggACGGATGTAGTATCTTTTAGTTGGAGTGTGAGATGGACTGTAGATCTCAGTATGAAAGATATGCAATGGAACATCGTGGTTTGCCTATTATTACAATTATGTACATGTGCTCGTAATTGGATCTTAATGCTTATTCTCTTTTCTTTGGATCTTGTTGAGTGTTTGGCAGTTTGGCTAATGTCTCAATACTAGATCATTGATTCGATAGCTACTGGAAGCTTAACGTATAGCTTAGATTTTGTGTGTCATGCTGCTGTTTTGGAATGATGATTTACCACATGCTAAATGCAGGTGGTGGAGGATGGGTATGAATTCTTTGCCAAAAGAAGACTAGTTACCATATT is a window of Salvia splendens isolate huo1 chromosome 3, SspV2, whole genome shotgun sequence DNA encoding:
- the LOC121795255 gene encoding serine/threonine-protein phosphatase PP1 isozyme 9-like; protein product: MMTMEGNMDRGVLDDIIRRLLEGKGGKQVQLSEAEIRQLCVNARQIFISEPNLLQLRSPIRICGDIHGQYQDLLRLFEFGGYPPVANYLFLGDYVDRGKQSLETICLLLAYKVRYQDRVYLLRGNHEDAKINRIYGFYDECKRRFNVRLWKIFTECFNCLPVSAVIDEKILCMHGGLSPELKQLDQINEITRPTDIPDSGLLCDLLWSDPDPRVRGWTDSDRGVSCVFGADVVAEFLQKNDLDLICRGHQVVEDGYEFFAKRRLVTIFSAPNYGGEFDNVGALLSVDESLVCSFEILKPLLVNPKVPLKKPPKVGAS